From the Streptomyces sp. NBC_01216 genome, the window GCTCTACGCCTCCGGTCGCTGCGCGGCCTGCGCCTTGCGGGCCTTCTCGGCCTCCTCCTCCGCCTCCATCTCGGCGAAGACGTCGATCGGGGGCGGCGCCTTCGCGAGGAAGACCCAGGTCAGGTAGACGGCCAGCAGGAAGGGCGGGATCTTCAGGGCGACCAGGACCCAGCCGAACTTGGTCGTGTCGGCCCACCAGTACATGGGGAAGAGGATCGCGCACTTGCCGAGGAGGATCAGGCCCCAGGCCCAGCTCGCCTTCGCGTACGCCTTCTTGCGGCCGGGGTTGCGGGTCCGCCAGGAGAGGTTCTCCTTGAAGACCGGGCCGAGGATGAGGCCGATCAGCGGGACGCCGGCGAGCGTGGTGATGATGTAGGCGAGGGCCAGGCCCAGTGTGTACAGCATGCCCGGCAGGTAGAAGTCCTTGGCGTTGCCGGTCATCATCGCGAAGACCACGCCGAAGGCGACCCCGAAGACGCCGCTGAAGGCGTGCTTCACGGTGTCCCGGCGGATCAGGCGGACCGCGACCAGCACCAGCGAGACCGCGAGCGCTGCGATCGCCGAGAGGTGGAGGTTTTTGTCGATCGTGAAGATCGTCACGAACAGCAGGCCGGGCACGACCGTCTCGACCATCCCGCGCACGCCGCCGAAGGCCTCGAAGAGCGCGGCCTCGGTCACCTCCTTCGATGCCTGGGCGTCCTGGGCGTCCTGGGCCGCCTGATCGGTGGTCGGCTTGTCGAGGGACGTCACCGGCTACTCCTGTCCGAGCGGTCGGAGCTCGTATTTGGGGTTGAAGAGGACCCGCCGGCCGTGGCTCATGGAGATCCGGCCGGAGGCGATGAGCTTGCGGCCCGGTTCGATGCCCACGATGGACCGCCTGCCCAGCCACACCACGTCCAGCGGGGCCGTGCCGTCGAACAGCTCGGCCTCCAGCGCCGGCACGCCGGCCCGCGGACGGAGGGTGACCGTGCGCAAGGTACCAGTCACCTTGACCACCTGGCGGTCGGAGCAGTCGCAGATACGGGTGCACCCCGACGCCTGGGTGTCCTCCTGGAGTTCTTCTGACTCCAGTTCCTCCTGGGAGGTGGACAGCCGGTCGAGCATCCGCCGGAAGCGCCCGGCCGGCTTCTCTGTACGCGGTGCAACACTCATACAGAAAGCGTACCGGCCCCCTTCGTGAGGGGTACCGGCCCTTCGGTTCCGTCCGTGGCCGGCCCGTCCGTCCGGGGCGTCCGCTCGAATCAGCGCTCGAAGCGGTACCCCCTGCCCGGTTCGGTGACGAAGTGGCGCGGGTGCGAGGGATCGGCCTCGAGTTTGCGCCGCAGCTGCGCCATGTAGACCCGCAGGTAGTTCGTCTCGGTGCCGTACGACGGCCCCCAGACCTCCTGGAGGAGCCGCTTCTGGCCGACCAGCCGGCCGCTGTTGCGGACGAGGACCTCCAGCAGGTGCCACTCGGTAGGGGTGAGGCGAACGTCGCGCCCGTCCCGGTGGACCTTCTTGGCCGCCAGGTCGACGGTGAAGCCGGCCGTCTCGACGCGTACGGCGTCGCCCTCACCGCCGCCGACCGGTTCGGCCCGGCGCACGGCCGCACGCAGCCGCGCCAGGAGCTCGTCCATGCCGAACGGCTTGGTGACGTAGTCGTCGGCACCCGCGTCGAGCGCCTCGACCTTCTCGTCGGAGGTCTGCCGGGCCGAGAGCACGAGGATCGGCACCCGGGTCCATGCCCGCAGCCGTCTGATGACCTCCACTCCGTCGAGGTCGGGGAGGCCCAGGTCGAGGACGACCACGTCGGGCTGGTGCGCGGCGGCGAGCCGGAGGGCGGTGGCACCGTCGGAGGCCGTGTCCACCTGATACGTCCGGGCCTTGAGGTTGAGCACCAGCGCGCGGACGATCTGCGGCTCGTCGTCGACGACGAGAACCCGGGTCATCGAAGCGGTCCTTCTCTCTGTGGGTTGGGGGGGGTCCCGGCGTGGCCTCCGCCGGGGCGTGCGCGCGGCGGGAGCCGGAACGCGGCGTGCGGAGGCAGGCCCCGGGCGGGCGGCGCGCGGGCCGTCCGGGAGCGGGCCGGCTCCCCGCGACGTCAGGGGGCGATCCGGGCCGCGGCCGGTTCCCCGACGGGTGCGGGCGGCGGGCTCGCTCGCACGGCCCTCAGCGAGAGCGTCATCGTCAGACCCCCGCCGGGGGTGTCCTCGGCGGTGACGGTGCCGCCCATGGCCTCGGCGAAGCCCCGCGCGACCGCCAGGCCCAGACCGACCCCCGAGCCGCGGGGGGCGTCCCCGAAGCGCTGGAACGGTTCGAAAATGCCGTCCTTGCTCTCGTCGGGCACCCCCGGCCCGCGGTCCACCACCCGCAACTCGACCCGGTCGCCCAGTGCGCTGGCGGCGACCACGACCGGCACCGCGGGCGGACTGTACTTGACGGCGTTCTCGACGATGTTGGCGACGGCCCGCTCCAGGAGTCCCTTGTCGACCTCGACCATCGGCAGGCTCTCCGGGACGTCGAGCCGGGCGCTGCCGGCGGGGACACCGCCGAGCGCCATGGGCACCACCTCGTCGAGGTCGACGGCGCGGATCAGCGGAGTGACCGTGCCGGTCCGGAGCCGGGACATGTCCAGGAGGTTCCCCACGAGGTGGTCGAGCCGGTCCGAGCCCTCCTCGATCCCGGCCAGCAGCTCGGCCCGGTCGTCCTCGGACCACTCGACGTCGTCGGATCGCAGCGAGGAGACCGCCGCCTTGATCGCGGCCAGCGGGGTCCGCAGGTCATGGCTGACGGCGGCGAGCAGCGAGGTGCGGATCTTGTCGCCCTCGGCCAGCTTGCGGGCCTCCTCGGCCTCCCCGACGAGCCTCTGCCGGTCCCGTACCACCGCGGCCTGGGCGGCGAAGGCCCCGAGGACCCGGCGGTCCTCCGCGGGCAGGACCCGGCCGGTCAGCGCGAGCGCCAGGTGGTCCCCGACGGGCATGTCCGCGTCGGCGTCCTCGGGGCGGGCCGCGGGTCGCGTGCCGACGCTCGCCACGCAGGTCCACGGGTCGGCGTCGCCCACGCGTTCCAGCAGCGCCACGGAGTCCACGGAGAAGGTCTCGCGGCCCCGCTCCAGCAGGGCCTCCAGGCCGGACTCCCCGCGCAGCACGCCGCCGGCGAGAGAGGACAGCACTTCTGCCTCGGCTCGCAGCCTGGCCGCCTGCTGGGTGCGCCGGGCGGCCAGGTCGACCACCGAGGCCACGGACACGGCGACACCGAAGAAGACGGCGATGGCGACGATGTTGCCGGGGTCGGCGATCACGATCCGGTGCACCGGCGGGGTGAAGAACCAGTTGAGGAGGAAGGAGCCGAAGACCACCGAGGCCAGGGCGGGCAGCAGCCCGCCGAGGAGGGCGGCGGCGACGGTGAGGGCCAGGAAGAGCAGCACGTCGTTGGCGAGGCCGGGGTCGGCGTCGACATGGGTGAGGACCAGGCTGAGCAGCGCGGGCCCGGCGACGCCGACGAGCCAGCCCAGGACGATCCGGGAGCGCCCGAGGCGGGCGCCCCGGGCGACCGGCAGACCGCGTCCCCCGGCCGTCTCGCCGTGGGGCACGGTGTGGACGTCGAGACCGGGGCCCGACGCGCGGGCGACGCTCCTGCCGACACCCGGGCCGGAGCCGTACCGCCAGGACTTCCGGCGCCCGGAGCCGAGGACGATCCGGGTGGCGCCGGCGCCGCGGGCGAACTCCAGCAGGCCGGTGGGGACGTCGTCTCCGACGACATGGTGGAACGTTCCGCCGAGATCCTCCGCCAGGGCGCCCTGAAGCGCCAGTTCCTTCGGCGATGCGGCGCTCACGCCGTCGCCGGGCGCGATGTGCACGGCGAGCACCTCGGCCCCCTCGCACTTCTCGGCGAGGCGCGCCGCGCGGTGGATGAGGGGACGGCCCTCGGGTCCCCCGGAGAGGCCGACGACGATCCGTTCGGGGGGCTGCCGGGTGGCGCGGATGCCGTGCTCGCCGCGGTGGCGGCGGAGGTGTTCGCCGACCCGGCCGGCGGTCCACAGGAGCGCCAGCTCGCGCAGCGCGGTCGGGCTGCCGGGCCGGAGACCCGGGGAGTGGGCGGCGTCGCCCCGGTCCGGCCGGGGGATGCCGCCCTGCGTCGTGCCGTGACGGAGCGCCTCCGGCGGCAGGTCGACCAGCTCGATCTCGTCGGCGCGGCGGACGATCTCGTCGGGAACGGTCTCCCGCTGCGGCGCTCCGGTGATCGACTCCACGATGTCGCCGAGCGATTCCAGCTGCCGGACGTCGAGGGTCGATATGACGTCGATGCCGGCGGCGAGCAGCTCCTGCACGTCCTGCCAGCGGGCGCCGTTGCGGGCGCCGGGCGCGTTGGTGTGGGCGAGTTCGTCCACGAGGGCCAGGGCGGGTCTCCTCGCCAGGACCGCGTCCACGTCCATCTCGGTGTGGGGGGCCGCTCTCCGGTGGACCGGGGGGCGGTGCGGGATCTGTTCGAGTCCGCGCAGCGCGGCCTCCGTGCCAGGGCGGTCGTGGTGCTCGGCGCAGGCGACGACGCAGTCCGTGCCGTGCCCGACGCGCCGGTGCCCCTCGGAGAGCATCGCGTACGTCGTGCCGACGCCCGGGGCCGCCCCGAGGTAGATCCGTAGCCTGCCGCGTCCGCCCATGGCACGACCCTACGCCGGGCGCTCCGGGCGTCAGGCGACGGGAGAGTTCGCCGGGGCGTTGTTCCGCGTGGTCGGCGAGACCGACCAGGGCGAGGAGAAGGGCGGCGCGTTCCTCGCGTTCCCCGGGGCCACGGGGGATCTCGAAGGAGACGCCGCGCAGCGCGTGCACGGCAGCGGCGCCCGTGCCGAAGGAACGGAGCAGTGCAGGTTCTCGACCCGGACCATGGGTCCGTCGGCCGGGTCCTCGGTCACCGCCGTGCCGGTCCGCGCGCTGCTCTCGCTCGTCCGGGGCGCCCCCTCGTCGATCATGCCCGCCCGCCAGTATGGGCCGTCGGGAGACCGGTGGACCAGGCTTCGCGGGCCGGGTACCGGGACGAGGACCGGTGGGCCGGTCCCCGCGCGGAAGCGACGGGGACCGGCCCACCGGCCGGGGATGTTCTCCTCGGGGGTCCCGGTGTCGCGCGGGGCACCGGGGGTCAGCGGACCTCGGTGGTCTCCGGGCCGCGCTGCAGCTGGCCCATGCCGCCGGAGAAGCGCGAGCCCTCCTGCTCCTCCTGCTGGACTCCCTCGGGCACCATCTGGGCGTCGTTCGGGAGCTTGAGGACGATCGGGTCACGGGGGGCCATCGGCCCCTCGCCCCGGACCACCACGGTGTCCCGGACGATCTGTTCCAGAAGGCCGGCCGCCTCGGGCTGCACCGCTCCCTGGCCGGAGATCACTCCGCGCAGGAACCAGCGGGGCCCGTCGACGCCCACGAAGCGCACGAGCTGGACGCCCCCGGTGCCGTCGGGCAGCTGCACCGGCACCTGGGCGCGCAGCTCCCAGCCCAGCGGACCCTCGACCTCGTCGATGACACCGCCCTGCTGGGTGATGCCCGAGGCGATCTCCTCGCGGACCTCGCCCCAGATGCCTTCCTTCTTGGGCGCGGCGAACGCCTGCAGCTGCACGGCGCTGTCACGCAGCACGACCGTGGCGGCGACGATCGCGTCGCCCGCCACCTCGACCCGCAGCTCCATGCCCTCGACTCCGGGCACGAAGATGCCGCCGAGGTCCACCCGGCCGTCCTCCGGCTTGGAGACCTCGGAGATGTCCCACGGTCCGTCGGGCCGGGGAGCGGGCGGAAGGTTCATCCGGCGCGACGCGCCGGCCGTGTCGTCGGTGTCGAGCTCGTCGACGACCTGCTCGGCCTCGCCCGCTGCGTCCGCCACGTCCCCAGCGGAACCACTCTTCTTGCGACGTCCGAACACGTCACTGTCCTTCCCGGTCGGATACGACCGAAGCGTATCGATTCCCACCCGTGGTGCCGTCCACGGCGGCATGGCCGCCGGTGGACCCGAAGCCCGCCTCGGCCCGCGCCGACCCGGGAAGTTCCGCCACCTCGTGGAAGCGCACCTTCTCGACCTGCTGGACGACAAGTTGGGCGATCCTGTCGAATCGTTCGAACCGCACGCTCTCGCGCGGGTCGAGATTGACCACGATCACCTTGATCTCTCCACGGTACCCGGCATCCACTGTGCCGGGGGCATTCACGAGGGCTACTCCGCAGCGGGCGGCCAGGCCGGAGCGCGGGTGCACGAAGGCCGCGTACCCGTCGGGCAGCGCGACCGAGATCCCGGTGGGGAGCACGGCCCGCTCACCGGGGGCCAGGACGGCCGCCTCGGTGGTGACGAGGTCGGCGCCGGCGTCGCCGGGGTGGCCGTAGGCCGGGAGCGGCACGTCGGGGTCGACCCGCCGGATGAGTACGTCTACGGGATCGCGCATCAGGGGTTCACCTCGAAGGCGCGGGAGCGCCGGACCTGGTCGGGGTCGGACATGGCCGCCTGGATCTCCTCCGGGCGTCCGTTGTCGATGAAGTGGTCGACCTTGACCTCGATGAAGAGGGCGTCGGCGCGGACGGCGACAGGGCCGTCGGGCCCGCCGATCCGGCCGGTGGCGGTCGAGTAGATCTTGCGCCCGCGCACGGCGGTGACCGCGGCCTCCAGGTGCAGCGCGGTGCCGACCGGCACCGGCCGTGCGAAGTCGGTCTCCAGGCGTCCGGTGACCGCGATCACCCGCAGCAGCCAGTTCAGGGAGCCGAGCGTCTCGTCGAGCGCGGTGGCGAGGACCCCGCCGTGCGCGAGGCCGGGGGCGCCCTGGTGGTCGGGGGTCACGGTGAACTCGGCGGTGACGGTCACGCCCTCGCCGGCCCGGGCCGCGAGGTGGAGTCCGTGGGGCTGCCCGCCGCCGCACCCGAAGCAGTGCTCGTAGTGCGCGCCGAGCAGCTCGCCGGGGGCGGGCGCGTCGGGGTGGCGTACCGGCGGTATGGCGTCGGCCGGCGGGGTGAGGGCGGCAGATGTTGCAGTCACAGCCGCAGACCTTACCCGCGCGGGTGGGGGCGGGTCGCGCCGTGCCAAGCTTGGAGGCATGCAGCCTTCCGCACCGTCCTCCGTGCCGCGCTTCGACGAACGTCTGACCGCCCCTCTCTCGTGGTGGGCGATCGTGGCTCTGCTGGCTCTCTCCGGCGGTCTGGTGATGTTCCCGCTGGGCACGGTTCCGATGCTCGGCGGCCTGATCGCCGTGGCAGCGGCGGCGGCCGTGGTGGTCTCGTCGTACGGCTCGGCGCGGATCAGGGTGGTGGCCGGTTCCCTGGTCGCCGGGGACGCGCGGATCCCGGTCTCGGCGCTGGGGACTCCGGAGGTTCTGGACGCGGAGGAGGCACGTGCCTGGCGCAGCTTCAAGGCGGACCCGCGGGCCTTCATGCTGCTGCGGAGTTACGTCCCGACGGCGGTCCGGGTGGAGGTCACCGACCCGGCGGACCCGACGCCGTACGTCTACCTGTCCAGCCGGGACCCGCGGGGTCTGGCCGCTGCGCTGGAGGCCGTCCGCGCTGAGGCCTGAGCGGCTTCGGGCCGGGGGCGCGGAGGTCTGAGCGGCCTGGTGTCCGGTGGCGCCGTCCCGCGTCCACGGGAGGGGGCGGGGCGGACCTCAGTAGCCGATCTCCTCGGGGCGCTCGGGCTGCTCCAGCGGCGGCAGTCCTTCGAGGTCCTCCCAGGGGATCCGGCGGTTCCGCAGGTCCTTGCGGATGCGCGCGGCGACTTTCCTGGTGTCGCGCCGGTTCATCACCGCACCGACGGCGGCTCCGACCATGAACGGCATGAGGTTGGGCAGGTTGCGCACCATGCGCTTCATGATCTGCTGGCGGAGTTCGCGCTTGAGCTGCCCGCCGAGCGCCGCGTTGACGGTGGTCGGCCGGGCGGGGTCGATGCCCCGTTCCTCCGCCCAGGACGTCAGGTAGGCCGTCGAGCGCTGGGTGAGCGAGCCGGGGGGCCGCAGGCCGTAGACCTCGTGCAGTTCGGCGATCAGTTTCAGCTCGACCGCCGCGACGCCGGTGATCTCCGCGGCCAGTTCGGCGGGCATCGCGGGGGGTACGGGCAGCATGGCGGCGGCGCCGATGCCGGCGCCGATGGTCGAGCTGGCGTTGGTCGCGCCGGTCACGAGCTTGTCGGCGATCTGCTCGGGGCCGAGCCCGGGGAAGTGCTTGCGCAGCGTCGCCAGGTCCCGTACGGGAATCCGCGGAGCGAGCTCGATCAGCCGGTCGGCGAGGTAGCCGATGCCGGCCTTGGCACTCTCGCCGCCGCGCCTCACTCCGCGTTTGACGGCGTCCATGCGGGCGCGGTCGGGACCGGCCCGGTCCGGCCGGGTGTGGTCCGGGTCGGCGGCGCGCCTGACGGCGTCGAGACGCCTGCCGCGCGGTGCGTCCGGTTCCGGCGTCGTGGCTGCTTCGAGCGAGGCCGGTCGGCCTCGCCCGTCGTCACGTGCGCCGGGGACGGGCAGGAGGGCGGAGTCGGCTTCGGGGGTCTCCTGGACACCCTCCGCCGTGCCGGAGCCGCCCTGGTACGCCTCCGGCCTCCCAGGGAGCCGGAAGCGCCGCTTCCGAGACGGTGTGTCGCCTGCCACGGCCGACCGGTCTCAGTCGCAGTCGCGGCAGATCGGCTGACCGTTCTTCTCCCGCGCCAGCTGGCTGCGGTGGTGCACGAGGAAGCAGCTCATGCAGGTGAACTCGTCGGCCTGCTTCGGCAGGACGCGTACGGCGAGCTCTTCGTTGGACAGGTCCGCGCCGGGCAGCTCCAGGCCCTCGGCGGCCTCGAACTCGTCGACGTCGACCGTCGAGGTGGACTTGTCGTTCCGGCGGGCCTTCAGTTCCTCAAGGCTGTCCGAATCGACGTCGTCATCGGTCTTGCGTGGGGTGTCGTAATCCGTTGCCATGTCGCTCTCCCCCTCTGGGTGGTTGCGGTGTCTCCAGCGCACGTAACGCGTGAGAGGCCGGACTTGTGCCCGACCCGAGGCGGAGATTTTGCCTCACATCAAGGTCTGTTACTCAATCGACACCCAATCCGTCCTCTCGCGAGTGATCGGCTTTGGGTGGCGAAGCGGACCGTACACGGTCCACCTGCCGTCCTTCACGGGCGCCACCCCGTGTACTTCCCGTCATCCAAGACCCCGGAAACCCGGACTTTTCCCGGTTTTCCACCGGAATTCTCGATCACGGAGAGTGGATGACCGGCCTGCGGCCCTGTGATCGATCACACAGGGGCGCCTCAGGAACGGGTCCTGAAAATTCCGCGCAAAGCGAACAGAAGCGGCTGGTACCCGAAGTGTGTCAGATCGGAAGAGTGACACGCATCACGAGACCACCGCCCTCACGAGGCTCCGCGATGATACGGCCGCCGTGGGCCCGCGCGACGGAACGGGCGATCGACAGGCCGAGCCCGACCCCCTTGTCACTGCCGGTCCGCTCCGTCCGCAGCCGTCTGAACGGCTCGAACAGGTTGTCGATCTCGTACGCGGGAACCACGGGACCCGTGTTCGATACCACCATGACCGCCTGGCCGTGCAGGACCTCCGTGGTGACCTCGACCCAGCCGTCCTCCGGGACGTTGTAGCGCACCGCGTTCTGGACCAGGTTCAGGGCGATCCGTTCCAGCAGGACCCCGTTGCCGGGCACGACGACGGGTTCCCGCGCGCCGCGGATCTCGACCCCCTTGGCCTCGGCCTCGGCGTGCACCTGGTCGATGGCGCGGGTGGCGACCTCGGCGAGGTCCACCTGCTTGCGCTCGACGACCTCGTTGTCGCTGCGGGCGAGGAGCAGGAGGCCCTCGACCAGCTGCTCGCTGCGCTCGTTGGTGGCCAGCAGCGTCTTGCCGAGCTGCTGGAGCTCCACCGGCGCCCCGGGGTCCGAGAGGTGCACCTCCAGGAGCGTCCGGTTGATCGCCAGCGGGGTGCGCAGTTCGTGCGAGGCGTTGGCCACGAACCGCTGCTGGGCGGTGAACGCCCGCTCCAGACGGTCCAGCATCTCGTCGAAGGTGTCCGCGAGCTCCTTCAGCTCGTCGTCGGGGCCGTCCAGCTCGATCCGCCGGGTCAGGTCGGAACCGGCCACCTGGCGGGCGGTCCGGGTGATCCGGCCGAGCGGCGCGAGGACGCGGCCCGCCATGGCGTAGCCGAAGGCGAAGGCGATGATGCTGAGCCCGAGGAGGGCGAACAGCGAACGGCGCAGCAGGTCGTCCAGCGCGTGCTGGCGCTGCGTGTTCACACACGCGTTCATCGCCGCGTTGAACACGTCCGGCTGCGCCTCGCTCGGGAAGTTGCAGACCTCGCTGGTGACCTTGCCCTCCACGATCTTGAACGGCAGGTCGCTGCCGATGTGCAGGGCCTGTGCCGCGAGCAGGTAGATGATCGACAGCAGCAGGATGCCGGCGATCAGGAACATGCCGCCGTAGAGCAGCGTGAGCCGTATCCGGATCGTCGGGCGCAGCAGCGGCCGGACCGGGTCACGTGGGTCCCAGGTCGGCTTCGGGGGCGTCTGGGGGGGCGCGGGGGTCGCGGGCACGGCGTCAGATCCGGTAGCCGGAGCCGGGCACGGTGACGATGACCGGGGGCTCGCCGAGCTTGCGGCGCAGGGTCATCACCG encodes:
- a CDS encoding DUF3159 domain-containing protein, which produces MTSLDKPTTDQAAQDAQDAQASKEVTEAALFEAFGGVRGMVETVVPGLLFVTIFTIDKNLHLSAIAALAVSLVLVAVRLIRRDTVKHAFSGVFGVAFGVVFAMMTGNAKDFYLPGMLYTLGLALAYIITTLAGVPLIGLILGPVFKENLSWRTRNPGRKKAYAKASWAWGLILLGKCAILFPMYWWADTTKFGWVLVALKIPPFLLAVYLTWVFLAKAPPPIDVFAEMEAEEEAEKARKAQAAQRPEA
- a CDS encoding OB-fold nucleic acid binding domain-containing protein, whose amino-acid sequence is MSVAPRTEKPAGRFRRMLDRLSTSQEELESEELQEDTQASGCTRICDCSDRQVVKVTGTLRTVTLRPRAGVPALEAELFDGTAPLDVVWLGRRSIVGIEPGRKLIASGRISMSHGRRVLFNPKYELRPLGQE
- a CDS encoding response regulator, translating into MTRVLVVDDEPQIVRALVLNLKARTYQVDTASDGATALRLAAAHQPDVVVLDLGLPDLDGVEVIRRLRAWTRVPILVLSARQTSDEKVEALDAGADDYVTKPFGMDELLARLRAAVRRAEPVGGGEGDAVRVETAGFTVDLAAKKVHRDGRDVRLTPTEWHLLEVLVRNSGRLVGQKRLLQEVWGPSYGTETNYLRVYMAQLRRKLEADPSHPRHFVTEPGRGYRFER
- a CDS encoding ATP-binding protein, with amino-acid sequence MGGRGRLRIYLGAAPGVGTTYAMLSEGHRRVGHGTDCVVACAEHHDRPGTEAALRGLEQIPHRPPVHRRAAPHTEMDVDAVLARRPALALVDELAHTNAPGARNGARWQDVQELLAAGIDVISTLDVRQLESLGDIVESITGAPQRETVPDEIVRRADEIELVDLPPEALRHGTTQGGIPRPDRGDAAHSPGLRPGSPTALRELALLWTAGRVGEHLRRHRGEHGIRATRQPPERIVVGLSGGPEGRPLIHRAARLAEKCEGAEVLAVHIAPGDGVSAASPKELALQGALAEDLGGTFHHVVGDDVPTGLLEFARGAGATRIVLGSGRRKSWRYGSGPGVGRSVARASGPGLDVHTVPHGETAGGRGLPVARGARLGRSRIVLGWLVGVAGPALLSLVLTHVDADPGLANDVLLFLALTVAAALLGGLLPALASVVFGSFLLNWFFTPPVHRIVIADPGNIVAIAVFFGVAVSVASVVDLAARRTQQAARLRAEAEVLSSLAGGVLRGESGLEALLERGRETFSVDSVALLERVGDADPWTCVASVGTRPAARPEDADADMPVGDHLALALTGRVLPAEDRRVLGAFAAQAAVVRDRQRLVGEAEEARKLAEGDKIRTSLLAAVSHDLRTPLAAIKAAVSSLRSDDVEWSEDDRAELLAGIEEGSDRLDHLVGNLLDMSRLRTGTVTPLIRAVDLDEVVPMALGGVPAGSARLDVPESLPMVEVDKGLLERAVANIVENAVKYSPPAVPVVVAASALGDRVELRVVDRGPGVPDESKDGIFEPFQRFGDAPRGSGVGLGLAVARGFAEAMGGTVTAEDTPGGGLTMTLSLRAVRASPPPAPVGEPAAARIAP
- a CDS encoding DUF3710 domain-containing protein — translated: MFGRRKKSGSAGDVADAAGEAEQVVDELDTDDTAGASRRMNLPPAPRPDGPWDISEVSKPEDGRVDLGGIFVPGVEGMELRVEVAGDAIVAATVVLRDSAVQLQAFAAPKKEGIWGEVREEIASGITQQGGVIDEVEGPLGWELRAQVPVQLPDGTGGVQLVRFVGVDGPRWFLRGVISGQGAVQPEAAGLLEQIVRDTVVVRGEGPMAPRDPIVLKLPNDAQMVPEGVQQEEQEGSRFSGGMGQLQRGPETTEVR
- the dut gene encoding dUTP diphosphatase; its protein translation is MRDPVDVLIRRVDPDVPLPAYGHPGDAGADLVTTEAAVLAPGERAVLPTGISVALPDGYAAFVHPRSGLAARCGVALVNAPGTVDAGYRGEIKVIVVNLDPRESVRFERFDRIAQLVVQQVEKVRFHEVAELPGSARAEAGFGSTGGHAAVDGTTGGNRYASVVSDREGQ
- a CDS encoding PaaI family thioesterase; translated protein: MTATSAALTPPADAIPPVRHPDAPAPGELLGAHYEHCFGCGGGQPHGLHLAARAGEGVTVTAEFTVTPDHQGAPGLAHGGVLATALDETLGSLNWLLRVIAVTGRLETDFARPVPVGTALHLEAAVTAVRGRKIYSTATGRIGGPDGPVAVRADALFIEVKVDHFIDNGRPEEIQAAMSDPDQVRRSRAFEVNP
- a CDS encoding DUF3093 domain-containing protein; translated protein: MQPSAPSSVPRFDERLTAPLSWWAIVALLALSGGLVMFPLGTVPMLGGLIAVAAAAAVVVSSYGSARIRVVAGSLVAGDARIPVSALGTPEVLDAEEARAWRSFKADPRAFMLLRSYVPTAVRVEVTDPADPTPYVYLSSRDPRGLAAALEAVRAEA
- a CDS encoding DUF4193 domain-containing protein, with product MATDYDTPRKTDDDVDSDSLEELKARRNDKSTSTVDVDEFEAAEGLELPGADLSNEELAVRVLPKQADEFTCMSCFLVHHRSQLAREKNGQPICRDCD
- a CDS encoding sensor histidine kinase is translated as MPATPAPPQTPPKPTWDPRDPVRPLLRPTIRIRLTLLYGGMFLIAGILLLSIIYLLAAQALHIGSDLPFKIVEGKVTSEVCNFPSEAQPDVFNAAMNACVNTQRQHALDDLLRRSLFALLGLSIIAFAFGYAMAGRVLAPLGRITRTARQVAGSDLTRRIELDGPDDELKELADTFDEMLDRLERAFTAQQRFVANASHELRTPLAINRTLLEVHLSDPGAPVELQQLGKTLLATNERSEQLVEGLLLLARSDNEVVERKQVDLAEVATRAIDQVHAEAEAKGVEIRGAREPVVVPGNGVLLERIALNLVQNAVRYNVPEDGWVEVTTEVLHGQAVMVVSNTGPVVPAYEIDNLFEPFRRLRTERTGSDKGVGLGLSIARSVARAHGGRIIAEPREGGGLVMRVTLPI